The following coding sequences are from one Salvia hispanica cultivar TCC Black 2014 chromosome 3, UniMelb_Shisp_WGS_1.0, whole genome shotgun sequence window:
- the LOC125215087 gene encoding uncharacterized protein LOC125215087: MGGGAMRAVAKMAGITAASGGMLSVTAEHYSATRKSASARPLAPASEEMKLVARPCLELDDWVFPDALEAGGHRMPRVVFSGTPTIKEAEEATSELSAALEKTYLSTPNSVGNDDSETKACITSQHAVAPSVPAPAIMAFRFLHENSMAKNVVASIACDQNVWKAVLQNEDLQQFLQSHTPCDSRPDWTEPVADYDGVDQNSSTGSEANYDAKSSTGSSEHSEYEFAGGFIDIIEKVKSSVTDMVSNLSGYLQNLFGVKGGADGTTRVNADAVMQTSFMGLAVMAILVILLKRTERA, translated from the exons ATGGGAGGCGGAGCTATGAGAGCTGTGGCGAAGATGGCGGGGATCACAGCCGCTAGCGGCGGCATGCTCAGCGTCACGGCGGAGCACTATTCCGCCACCCGGAAGTCTGCGTCAGCCCGTCCCTTGGCGCCAGCATCAGAGGAAATGAAGCTGGTGGCCAGGCCGTGCTTGGAATTGGATGATTGGGTGTTCCCTGATGCGCTGGAGGCCGGAGGTCACCGGATGCCTAGGGTTGTTTTTAGCGGCACGCCGACGATTAAGGAAGCGGAAGAGGCCACTTCTGAACTCTCAGCCGCACTTGAAAA GACCTATCTGTCGACTCCAAACTCGGTTGGAAATGATGATTCAGAGACCAAAGCATGCATCACTAGTCAGCATGCTGTTGCCCCTTCTGTTCCAGCCCCTGCTATCATGGCCTTCAGGTTCCTGCATGAGAACTCAATGGCCAAG AATGTTGTTGCTTCTATTGCCTGTGATCAAAATGTTTGGAAAGCAGTATTGCAAAACGAAGATCTTCAGCAGTTTCTGCAGTCGCACACACCAT GTGACTCTCGGCCAGACTGGACGGAGCCAGTTGCAGATTATGATGGTGTGGATCAGAACTCTTCAACGGGATCAGAAGCCAACTATGATGCGAAAAGCTCCACAGGGTCATCTGAGCACTCAGAATATGAGTTTGCAGGGGGATTTATCGATATAATTGAGAAGGTGAAAAGTAGTGTGACTGATATGGTGAGTAACTTGTCCGGTTACCTGCAGAATCTATTTGGAGTGAAGGGTGGCGCAGATGGTACAACAAGAGTAAATGCAGATGCTGTCATGCAAACATCATTCATGGGATTGGCTGTGATGGCCATACTTGTGATCTTGCTGAAGCGAACCGAACGAGCATAA
- the LOC125209562 gene encoding uncharacterized protein LOC125209562 has protein sequence MDWFNNDQRQMDDFVNSQNWQVPPTPDPDATPSPGLPTNVDMKSPVSTDEYNISDMEPAPRRGKGKVADEDGLKKYSPQETMWLTKNYVDVSEDAVIGNQQSGKVFWQRIADKYNAGRPEGSFERTYVKLRKHWGRVQKEINKWNGKWTNVVRMWSSGHSEMDLVDKAKEDYFADGKKHFKYFDVWKLVEKSPKYTGGAEAASKRTKVAAGHYTSSEGGPPIDLNVIDDDFFLSSPGIESRPMDTKAAKRKAKGKATASYSAMPPPPPNPSLDKISDSMSDMSITLRMGQLTELTSRDTSRMLEYELELHREMIEYLRAQMKKK, from the coding sequence ATGGATTGGTTTAACAACGACCAACGCCAGATGGACGATTTCGTGAACTCCCAGAACTGGCAAGTGCCGCCGACACCCGATCCAGATGCAACGCCTAGTCCCGGGCTGCCTACCAATGTGGACATGAAATCGCCAGTTAGCACTGATGAGTACAATATCAGCGATATGGAGCCAGCTCCACGgaggggcaagggcaaggttGCCGATGAGGATGGGCTGAAGAAGTACAGTCCGCAGGAGACAATGTGGCTGACCAAGAACTATGTCGACGTCTCCGAGGACGCTGTGATCGGCAACCAGCAAAGCGGCAAAGTGTTCTGGCAGCGGATTGCGGATAAGTACAACGCTGGTCGACCCGAAGGCTCGTTCGAGCGTACCTACGTGAAGCTACGCAAGCATTGGGGTCGGGTGCAGAAGGAGATTAACAAGTGGAATGGCAAGTGGACTAATGTAGTCCGGATGTGGTCGAGCGGGCACAGCGAGATGGACCTTGTGGACAAGGCCAAGGAAGATTACTTCGCTGACGGGAAGAAGCACTTCAAGTACTTTGACGTTTGGAAGCTTGTCGAGAAGAGCCCGAAGTACACTGGTGGGGCTGAAGCGGCGTCGAAGAGAACCAAAGTCGCCGCCGGACACTACACTTCGAGCGAAGGAGGTCCGCCAATCGACCTCAACGTGATAGACGATGACTTCTTCCTCTCATCTCCTGGTATTGAAAGCCGTCCGATGGACACAAAGGCGGCAAAGAGGAAAGCAAAGGGGAAGGCAACTGCGAGCTACTCCGCtatgccgccgccgccacccaaTCCTTCCTTGGACAAGATATCAGACTCTATGTCGGATATGAGTATTACGTTGCGGATGGGCCAGCTGACGGAGTTGACATCGAGGGATACCTCGAGAATGTTGGAGTACGAGCTCGAATTGCACCGTGAGATGATCGAATACCTTCGCgcacaaatgaagaaaaagtag
- the LOC125210421 gene encoding indole-3-acetic acid-amido synthetase GH3.6: MPEAPDQNPMMSGFSVAENNKKKLDFIEDVTSNPDQIQQQVLSEILSRNANVEYLMRHGLNGHTDRDTFKKTLPVISYEDILPDITRIANGDTSPILCSRPISEFLTSSGTSAGERKMMPTIEEELGRRSLLYSLLMPVMSQFVPGLDKGKGMYFLFIKCESKTPGGLPARPVLTSYYKSSHFMDRPYDPYTNYTSPNEAILCPDSYQSMYSQMLCGLCQHNEVLRVGAVFASGFIRAIRFLEKHWALLCHDIRTGTLNSLITDQGVREAVMRILKPDPKLAEFVESECKKGSWQGIITRLWPNTKYVDVIVTGTMSQYIPTLDYYSNGLPLVCTMYASSECYFGVNLNPLCKPSDVSYTLIPTMAYFEFLPVHRNDSLSNSIAVPVSLNEKEQHELVDLAHVKHGQEYELVVTTYAGLYRYRVGDVLRVAGFKNKAPQFNFICRKNVVLSIDSDKTDEVELQAAVMSAVGHLEPFGASLTEYTSYADTSSIPGHYVLYWELSHNRSIPIPPSVFEDCCLTVEESLNSVYRQHRAYEAIGPLEIRIVQGGTFDKLMDYAISLGASINQYKTPRCVKFAPIVELLNSRMESSFFSPKCPKFTAAAAPHSQWSTDN; encoded by the exons ATGCCTGAGGCACCCGATCAGAACCCGATGATGTCCGGCTTCAGCGTTGCCGAGAACAACAAGAAGAAGCTGGACTTCATCGAGGATGTAACCTCCAACCCCGACCAAATTCAGCAGCAAGTCCTTTCCGAAATCCTCTCCCGAAATGCCAACGTCGAGTACCTCATGAGGCACGGCCTCAACGGCCACACTGATCGTGATACTTTCAAGAAAACCTTGCCCGTCATCTCCTACGAGGACATTCTCCCCGACATCACCCGTATCGCCAACGGCGACACCTCCCCCATTCTCTGCTCCCGCCCCATCTCCGAGTTCCTCACTAG CTCTGGAACATCTGCCGGGGAGAGGAAAATGATGCCAACGATCGAGGAGGAGCTCGGTCGGAGATCGCTTCTGTATAGCCTGCTGATGCCGGTGATGAGCCAGTTCGTCCCGGGGCTAGACAAGGGGAAGGGGATGTATTTCTTATTCATAAAATGCGAGAGCAAGACCCCGGGCGGCCTCCCCGCCCGTCCGGTTTTAACGAGCTACTACAAGAGCTCCCACTTCATGGACCGGCCTTACGATCCCTATACGAACTACACCAGCCCGAACGAGGCCATTCTCTGCCCGGACTCCTACCAGAGCATGTACTCCCAAATGCTCTGCGGCCTCTGCCAGCACAACGAGGTCCTCCGCGTTGGCGCGGTCTTCGCCTCCGGCTTCATCCGCGCCATCCGCTTCCTGGAGAAGCACTGGGCCCTCCTCTGCCACGACATCCGCACGGGGACCCTCAACTCCCTCATCACGGATCAGGGAGTGAGGGAGGCCGTGATGCGGATCCTCAAACCCGACCCGAAGCTGGCCGAGTTTGTGGAGTCCGAGTGTAAAAAAGGGTCGTGGCAGGGAATCATCACCCGCCTCTGGCCTAACACGAAATACGTGGACGTTATCGTGACGGGGACCATGTCGCAGTACATTCCGACCCTGGATTACTACAGCAATGGTTTGCCCCTTGTCTGTACAATGTATGCCTCTTCGGAATGCTACTTTGGTGTCAATCTCAATCCTCTCTGCAAGCCCAGTGATGTCTCTTACACCCTCATCCCCACCATGGCCTATTTCGAGTTCCTCCCCGTCCACCGCAACGACAGCCTCTCCAACTCCATCGCTGTCCCCGTCTCCCTCAACGAGAAGGAGCAGCACGAGCTCGTTGATCTCGCCCATGTCAAGCATGGCCAAGAATACGAGCTTGTCGTCACAACTTATGCAG GTCTGTACCGGTACAGAGTGGGTGACGTGCTGCGCGTGGCCGGGTTCAAGAACAAGGCGCCGCAGTTCAACTTCATCTGCAGGAAGAACGTGGTGCTGAGCATAGACTCGGACAAGACCGACGAGGTGGAGCTGCAGGCCGCGGTGATGAGCGCGGTCGGCCACCTGGAGCCGTTCGGGGCATCACTGACCGAGTACACAAGCTACGCGGACACAAGCAGCATCCCAGGGCACTACGTGCTATACTGGGAGCTGAGTCACAACAGGTCGATCCCGATCCCACCATCAGTGTTCGAGGACTGCTGCCTAACAGTCGAGGAGTCGCTGAACTCGGTGTACAGGCAGCACCGCGCGTACGAGGCCATAGGCCCGCTCGAGATCAGGATTGTCCAAGGAGGGACGTTCGACAAGCTCATGGACTACGCCATCAGCCTCGGCGCGTCGATCAATCAGTACAAGACGCCGCGATGCGTCAAGTTCGCGCCCATCGTCGAGCTTCTCAACTCGAGGATGGAATCCTCCTTCTTCAGCCCAAAGTGCCCCAAATTCACCGCCGCAGCGGCGCCGCACAGCCAATGGAGCACGGATAATTGA